Proteins encoded in a region of the Zea mays cultivar B73 chromosome 2, Zm-B73-REFERENCE-NAM-5.0, whole genome shotgun sequence genome:
- the LOC100193857 gene encoding Amino acid transporter AVT1H-like: MASPRCWSVVCPKPRQVASESVHGAQLALQRLSRRCETCDVEASTPCSCRKEAVARDTEEDSSGPNSSFAHSVINMVGMLIGLGQLSTPYALENGGWASVFLLIGLGVMCAYTAHIIGRCLDEDSAGSKTYQDIGKRAFGVKGRVIASTFTYLEIFLALVSYTISLSDNLPLVFAGVHLHLPWLHLSATQLLTIIAVLLALPSLWLRDLSSISFLSFAGIIMSLLIFGSVVCAAAFGRVSLGKHIPVLQLEKIPAVSGLYMFSYAGHIVFPNIYAAMKDTSSFTKVSVTSFAVVTALYVALAFVGSSLFGAAVNSQITLSMPPHLVVTKVALWATVLTPVTKYALEFAPFAIQLQHHLPEGMGPRARMFVRGGVGSAALLVILALALCVPYFQYVLSLTGSLVSVAISVIFPCAFYLKIYWGRVPMSTVTINVVLILTGVVLAVVGTISSAMSLVQSIQRGHAA; the protein is encoded by the exons ATGGCAAGCCCCCGGTGCTGGTCGGTCGTCTGTCCCAAGCCCCGGCAGGTCGCGAGCGAGAGCGTCCACGGCGCGCAGCTCGCTCTACAGCGGTTGAGCAGGCGCTGTGAGACCTGCGACGTTGAGGCCAGCACGCCATGCAGCTGCCGAAAGGAAGCCGTTGCCCGGGACACTGAGGAGGATAGTAGCGGGCCGAACAGCTCCTTTGCACACTCCGTCATCAACATGGTTGGGATGCTCATAG GGCTGGGGCAGCTTTCCACTCCATATGCCTTGGAGAACGGCGGCTGGGCCTCTGTATTCCTCCTCATCGGCCTCGGCGTGATGTGCGCCTACACAGCCCACATCATCGGTAGGTGCCTCGACGAGGACTCTGCTGGTTCCAAAACGTACCAGGATATCGGCAAGCGGGCGTTCGGCGTCAAGGGCCGCGTCATCGCCTCAACCTTCACATACCTCGAGATCTTCTTGGCCCTCGTCTCCTACACCATCTCCCTCAGCGACAACCTGCCGCTCGTCTTCGCTGGCGTTCACCTCCATCTTCCGTGGCTCCACCTCAGCGCGACGCAGCTGCTAACAATCATCGCCGTGCTGCTGGCGCTGCCCAGCCTTTGGCTCAGGGACCTCTCGTCCATTTCCTTCCTTTCCTTCGCTGGCATCATCATGTCGCTGCTCATCTTCGGCAGCGTCGTCTGCGCCGCCGCGTTCGGCAGGGTGAGCCTGGGCAAGCACATCCCCGTGCTCCAGCTGGAGAAGATCCCGGCGGTGTCCGGCCTGTACATGTTCAGCTACGCAGGGCACATCGTGTTCCCAAACATCTACGCCGCCATGAAGGACACCTCCAGCTTCACCAAGGTCTCCGTTACGAGCTTCGCCGTGGTCACGGCTCTCTACGTAGCTCTTGCGTTCGTCGGCTCGAGCCTCTTCGGCGCGGCGGTGAACTCTCAGATCACGCTCAGCATGCCGCCGCATCTCGTGGTCACCAAGGTAGCGCTGTGGGCTACCGTGCTCACCCCCGTTACCAAGTACGCGCTTGAGTTCGCGCCGTTTGCCATCCAGCTCCAGCACCACCTCCCAGAGGGAATGGGACCTCGCGCGCGCATGTTCGTCCGAGGTGGAGTCGGGTCGGCGGCGCTCCTTGTAATCCTGGCGCTGGCCCTCTGCGTGCCGTACTTCCAGTACGTGCTCAGCCTCACAGGCTCGCTAGTGAGCGTGGCGATCAGCGTCATCTTCCCCTGTGCGTTCTACCTCAAGATCTACTGGGGTAGAGTGCCCATGTCCACCGTCACTATCAACGTGGTGTTGATTCTGACCGGCGTAGTTCTCGCGGTGGTGGGCACCATCTCGTCGGCCATGTCGCTTGTGCAGAGTATCCAGAGAGGCCATGCTGCGTAA